AAGCCTCCCCTTTCAAAAGCCATTTTCTCTCTCACAAACAAACACAACAGGATAAACGAAAAAAACAGTCGCTTTTGACAACACAACAAAATACCCACATCCCAACAAACGCCCGTTTCCCTCGTCTTCTAGTTCTTCCTACCTGCCTACCTATATCTCTCCCAATCGCCATCGTCGCACACCTCTTTCCTCCACCGCCCTCAATCCGACGGTCGTATTTTTTTCCTCAGATCTGCCCATTGATTCTTCGGTTGACAGAAAATAATCAATTCATTCTTTGACATTTCTAATTAGCCCTAACTTGTGCGGTCAATTCTGCCCATTTCTCGATCGAATTCGAATTTGAATTCAAACCCTAGCGTTGCAAAACCCCCCATAAAGATAACAAGGGATTCAAATTCCCGGTTAGTTTTCATCTGGGTCGATGGCGGATCTCCAAAACAAGGTCGAATTGGCGGGTAAGCCCAAACCCAcctacttcttcaatcgatcgcTTAGCATGTACCCAACCCCCATGGATGCCCCTCAAAAGCCCCGTTTCCAGGCCACCATCGATCACCAGACCGATTCCTTCAAGAAATTCTACAATTCCATCGAGACGGTGCGGTCCGCCAGCAGCTCCTTCAAAGGGAAGGTCAAAAAGCTCTGCAGTTTTTTCGAAACGGAGAAACCCGTGTCACGAAACCCCGACGAGTCTAAATCCCTGACGGTCAAGCTACGACCGTCGAAATCAATGGCCTTGTCGAAATCCATGGCGCCCGATTTTCGGATCCTGTCAATACGGTTGCCAGGCACCGATGATCGGATTGTGGTGTATTTGACGAGTTTGAGAGGAGTTCGGAGGACATACGAGGATTGTTATGCTGTGAGGATGATATTCAGAGGGTTTGGGGTTTGGGTTGATGAGAGAGACATATCAATGGATTCGGCGTATCGAAAAGAGTTGCAGAGCGTTCTGGGTGAGAAGAATGTGAGTTTGCCACAAGTATTTATAAGGGGAAAGTATGTGGGAGGTGCTGAGGTAATCAAACAGCTGTTTGAAACCGGTGAATTGGCAAAAATACTTCAAGGGATTCCCACTCGGAAACCCGGGTATGTGTGCGAAGGTTGTGGGGATGCGCGGTTCGCGCCTTGTGTGAATTGCAGTGGGAGTAGGAAGGTGTTTGATGAAGAGGAAGGAATGCTCAAGAGGTGCACCGAATGCAATGAAAACGGTTTGATTCGGTGTCCTGATTGCAGTTGCTGAATTGTCAAATGCCAGTTTGCTGCATACTCTAGACGCTCCGCTGTTCATAAATAAATACTCAAGAATAGTTGATGGTAATGCTTAATGATTTGTGGCTTTTTTTTTGGTTGGCTGATTGTGCATCTGTAGGGAATGGATGTTCATTCACTCGTTGAACTGCATGTTGAATAATATGGTTTATTATCGAAATGCAAATTAGTATGGGTACGTCTGATTGTATTATACAGTGGGGAGAGGTCTTTATGCCCTCCCTAATGCTAATGTAAATAATTAGTATTCCACTATCACTGCAAAGGGTTGCAAAACTGATGAAATGTATTGAGATTGGATTTATTTATGTCTTAATTatccactcttgaatttctttCGCATTCCATGCAGTTTCGCGTACATGTTTATGTGGGTATTTTTCTTGGTGGATGTGTTGATGATATGATGATCTAGACATAAATAGAATTAGGATTTGGCCTTTGTGTTCGTATTCCCATTTTATTCACTCGTATGGAATTGGTGTAATAGTCTTTGTGAGTGATTACGGTCAGGTTGCTGCTTGGAATTTGACAACATTCATCTAGTTCATACGTGTTTTTTTTGTATtgcttgatatatatatatatatatatatatatatatatatatatatatatatatatatatatatatatatatatatatatatataggactTCTATGATTTGGTGTTATCTGTAGTTTAATGTGCTGATCTTTGAGGGTTGCATCAATATGTTGACCTGAATATGTCTGATGGAATTTGAACCTCTGATCCTTAGTACTTGGTGGGGATCAATTGTGATATGCCATATCTAATTTGGCAGTCTCTGATTGGTAGGTAATTGCCTAATTGGAAAGACCATATAAAAGGAGAAATGCAGTTTCAAGGAATGCATACTTATTTTCGATTGTGCTACATAATGAGTTTGAAATTATATAAATGTATACAGTAATCACGCAGATATACGAGTACATATATCAAGGTACTTATATTGTTCTTAGACCGTCAATGAAAGGCTGGATAATAGTAGGATATGATTTTACCTTATTACCAAACAGAGGGTTCTCATCTGTTCTCACTGATCTCTGTGAGAATTGAATGATCTGGTGCATTTTTTTTCGTTTCATTTCCTCTGCATTTTAAATAAGAGCTCTCGTAACAGGGTTGTGTTTTATCCTTTTTCAATCATGAGCTTGATCTTGTGTACTTGTTCCTCTGTTGGGTTCATGTTAATTGTCGTCGGTGTTTGCTGTGTTGTTTAGGACATGCTGATTTCAGAATTGTGCTTGTTGGAGTCTTAGTTATGTAATCTCTTTACCCGTTTGCTTCTTGCTGCGCATATTTCTGGCCGAGGTATGATTACTTTTCGTTCGTTGGATTCCATAGTTGTCATTTATATTTTAGGATTGTTCATGACCTGTATGCAACTGTAAATTATGGGAGTGTTCCATCTTACCTTATGTTCTTTGGTCGGCTGGCATTTAGAAGATAGCTTTTGGACATCCAAACTTTGCTTGCCGACCAACTTGTGACTTTTTACATAGAATATGACCTTTACCCTTTTCTCATCTCTACTTTTGGATCCTCAAACTCTTTTACCTCTCattcctttcctttctctccttccttctcctactctctccctccctcctccaGCGGAACCTAAGCGAAGGACGGTGACCTTGCCGGCGTCCTAAAATCGACCGCTATGTTTTCAGAGATAAAAGATAATTTTTCTGTGTTCATGATCACGATTTAGGCTAGACTCTTTCACCGTGCCCTTTTCTTCCCGACTTTATTTTCACAACCCAgccaaattctagaaaatattGATATTGACACCTATAATTCTAAATTGTGCCATAGAAGTTAGAACCCTAGGTTTCTATACAGGTTGTATATGCAATTACAAATGTGAATGTTCGTAACTGCTTGAGCCATAAGTCACATACGGTGATTTATGGATTTAATGTAGATGTATGTGGACAACATTTCTTTCTGGCGTTTGATGAGCACATGATTAACaattcttggttttatcttggGTGTTCTTTTGTGAGATTTTGTACACAAACATTACAAAGTGTTGCATCATTTGTAGATGCTTCTCATGAGAATTGCAAAAGCCAAGAAAATGCCTTTCTTGTATTTTAGGTTACCCTTTTGTTCTTTTGAGATGAATAATACTTGCATCCCATATGATGGGGATGAACATATCCCCATTTGCAAGTAATGCAtcttgattgaataaatcaacgATCGGATCCGTTCAATTTGTTagtcttcatttgaagatcactCTTACAAGAATCAATCGAATTAGAGATCGTTTTATCATCCAAACATATCAATAAATGGGCGGTTCATCATGAATATGTTATTTGGTACCTACAACTTCGATTTGTTCTATATATTTGAATGACTAGAGTATGCTAAGTGGGCCAATGAACATCTTATTTAAATGAAATAAACATTTCTTATCTAGACCTAACCTAACTTCCTAAAATATCCTCATTCAAGATTATTAGATAAAATTAGCCTCGTATGAGCCGAGCTCAAGTGAGCTTAAAACATTCAAGCTCGATGCCAAGATAAAGGTGTTTCGAGCTGTTTACCATAAAATTCGCAAAAAGTTCAAACAAAGTTTTTTGAAATGATcacataattatttattttttattcgatATTATGCTTGTAACTTTGTGGGAGGCTAGGTCGACATAGATGAAGGTTGTAGCACGTTTTAGAAAAAGAGTCAATTTACTTCTTACGATAGGGCGACTGTATTGGTATCTCTCGAACTTGACCAGTATGAAATACGAATGTTTAAGCTTGCTTGCTTGGTTTGTTTCTTTCATGAGTCGAGCTATGACAACAAGTCAAACATAAGTCGAAATTTGTGCAAGTTCAAGCTGGTCTACAACCCTAATCTTTCCATTTTCAGTGAATAGGGATAACAAGGCATTTGAAATACAAGATTTTATGcgtcaatttatataaaacgaAATTGTTGATATGAGATACTATAGTTTTGAGCCTAGCGTCCCCTTgctcattttttattgtttttatttttttttatcaacggGGAGAAAATCGTACACTTAATTTACTTAGCAGACAGAAAATAACTTACCAAATCTGCATTATACAACTTTGCAGCTTTAATGGAGATTAGATTTATGCCCTTATTAGTTTGTAGGCATGCCACCAAGAGAAGTCAAATCTAGGCTGTTTGCAACGTTTTttttgtaagatcccacatcgcctaggggagtgatccttatatgtatattctcgtCCCTATCTATCATGaggttttttgggagctcactggcttcgggttccatcggaactccgaagttaagcgagatggCGTAGTCGGGACCCaaaacagacaatatcgtgctacggcggtagagcgggcccgggatgtgatggACCCCGTGAAACACCCCAACcccatttttatttaaaaattgttttaaagccttaattggtgagcccgtgggcccaccttgttttatttttttgtgttttccggtctctctctctcctctttgcCCTTCCCTATGTTCTccctcatctctctccctcGCTGCAACTCCCTCTTCCCCGAGCAACACACTCAGCCATGCCATCTGCTGAGGACATCACCATCAAAACCTCTGTAGTTTTCTCTCTCCCGCTGTAGAAAGGACGACGAAATCCCTGGAGCCTCCGGCGAGCACCGTCCCTTTCGAGGCCATTTCCGACCAAACCACGGTGAGTTGGCCGGTGtgtaaggtatcaatctcttcgtctcgtcgagtactataactttcctttttgtttcactcaatttcgtttaagtattgaagaagttatactcatttgaatcttacccagtttcctgcGACCTCCAAGGCTTTTGATGCATTAtccggccaaaccatggcgagttagacgtcgtgtgaggtaccattctcttcgtctcttcgagggatacaacttttttttttgtctcgcTTCATTTCATTGAGTTTTGATAAAGTTATGGCCATTTAAAGTTGGGTGGTTTTCCGGCCGAATTTCCGACCTTCTTCTTCGGCAAAACCAGGCCTCTCAGGCCGTTTAGAAACCCCACGGGCCTTAAGCCCGTTTTGCCTCAGCCCATAACCCCAGcccttttggtttttaattttagttaattgtttttaaaatcCAAAGGCCTCGGGCCTTATTTAGAATGGCCTTGGGCCGGTTTTTGCTAAAGGGCTCAAGCCCAGCCCTTTTTGGCCTTAAGGCcggcttgtgtgtgtgtgtgtgtgtgtttgtggtgtgtgtgtgtgtgtgtttgggttTAAGCCCAAACCTCATTTCCTCACCCTAAAGCCTTTTCACCCTAaaacccttttaacccaaaaaccctaggttTCTAAAACCCAATAGATCTTAATCCTATTTAAGCTAAACCCTAACCCGGATTTCAAGCTTAAAACCCATTAGACCTAATTTGACCGTTAACCCTCGGTCAGCgttgactttagggttgacttttcgggttttcgtccgggaccctccttagggtaattcgacgttctgaatccgtttccaaagtccgtttttccaaattcaatcgtttaagtagagtttgactaaatgtgctctctatgtgcttaggggcaattattgtgacgtttccTTCTTCGCTAGTGGCGCAGCTTTTGTCAACTAAGTAcagtgagtggaccccttctaaaattacatgattttatagtttaattgcataaatgattagcatgcctatgagtttatgatttgatttatgtgaagctTGTTTATTGAATATATTGGTTTCATCTCGTGTTTTTGTGAGGAATAAATTattagcctatattgagctatattttgatatatcttatttctataaaaaccatgaactggtagactatccgatggatgacgataggatgctagaacatgttttcaaaacccctctttatagtatagacgatggatgactttatactataaagtggttatttatgagagacgTAACTATTTATGCGTACTTagtagacactatgccgcctggggcgaggatctggtgttggcaatTAGGCCGGAAGAAATAATCCCTAGTGAAAGGCTGAGGGATATGGTGACAGGCACTGGGCCGGGAGAGAGTTATCTCTGGCTACGAGCATAGGGATTTAGGTGCAGGCATTAGGCcaggagttatatttattcagtgatctttctagcagcacACTGCGTTCACGAGACGATTTATGATGCgtttactgttttgatttccgcgatgtgacttttgagatattttggcatgttaggatttttattaaatccatcacttattatgctagtagttttcattatatataaactgtGGGGTTAATacattgataactgttttattattactgtatatatatgaacttggtccactcacctttgttttgcgcccccattcaggacttagaatcaagaCACCTAATCCCGGCGTGAAGACACTTCTGCAGCAGCATCTTCGgatcctctcgatgtaggacccacttctttattcattcaattttatcttaattctttttagtgattatatttagttgtatgctctgagcacgttcctaaaaattttaactcattgtattttaaattcataacccttatttatttcttattcttagcttttgtatcaattaatggctttcgtcaccctcggtgtcggccagcacgtgtctatcctgatATTCAGGGAATATcaaggtcggggtgtgtcaccccgggttgggatgtgacattttTAGTAATGATTAGGGCCAGGATCAAGGCTAAATTAGTCAATGAACGTAAAAGGAAGTAAAATCAGAATACAAATTAatacaacaaacaacaacaacaaagccttttcccactaagtggggtcagctatatgaatcctagaacgccattgcgctccgttttgtgtcatgtcctccgttagatcccagtactcaagtcttttcttagggtttcttccaaagttttcctaggtcttcctctaccccttcggccctgaacctctgtcccgtagtcacattttcgaaccggagcgtcagtaggccttctttgcacatgtccaaaccaccggaaccgattttctctcatatttccttcaattttggctactcctactttacctcggatatcctcattcccaatcttatcctttctcgtgtgcccatacatcccatgaagcatcctcatctccgctacacccattttgtgtacgtgttgatgcttcaccgcccaacattctgtgccatacaacatcgctggccttattgccgtcctataaaattttcccttgagcttcagtggcctacgacggtcacacaacacgccggatgcactcttacacttcatccatccagcttgtattctatggttgagatctccatctaattctccgttctcttgcaagatagatcctaggtagcaaaaacggtcactttttgtgatcttcgctagattgctcctgtcattagtgtggataagtatataaatggatagagataggaaagcaatcacaagatgtacgtggttcacccagattggctacgtccacggaatagaggagttctcattaattgtgaagggtttacacaagtacataggttcaagctctcctttagtgagtacaagtgaatgatttagtacaaatgacattaggaaatattgtgggagaatgatctcgtaaccacgaaacttctaagtactggagtgtggtatcgtcttgactttccttatctgtctcataggtagatgtggcatcttctctggaagtactcttcctccattcaggggtggtatctgtaactggtggagatgcacaaggtaatgtatcaatgtcacttgaagcttacttgtagtttcaggcttggtcaagcgcgatacaaaccatgtagtaggagtcccccaagtcgccgagctaggggatctgctgaaagaggtgacagacaaggtaagcaatcagagctccggctgattgttcacattctccctatcttgcaggcagcatgaaggataaagagaagaaaaatgagaagagatgatatgggatacttttgcttttgaagaagtaactttccacaggcttattcttgaactgggctggagggttttctggtttcctccagagataaggccgactgaagaatttgagggtcaaaacaagtccatcaaatctagagtacgttcgaccctgctgatatgggatacttttgcttttgacagagtaatggatgtatcggcacgtgtgctgttacgcttgtctccacatgcttccttgtatccttctcacttgccctatctgtt
This is a stretch of genomic DNA from Malus domestica chromosome 02, GDT2T_hap1. It encodes these proteins:
- the LOC103411453 gene encoding uncharacterized protein At5g39865-like, producing the protein MADLQNKVELAGKPKPTYFFNRSLSMYPTPMDAPQKPRFQATIDHQTDSFKKFYNSIETVRSASSSFKGKVKKLCSFFETEKPVSRNPDESKSLTVKLRPSKSMALSKSMAPDFRILSIRLPGTDDRIVVYLTSLRGVRRTYEDCYAVRMIFRGFGVWVDERDISMDSAYRKELQSVLGEKNVSLPQVFIRGKYVGGAEVIKQLFETGELAKILQGIPTRKPGYVCEGCGDARFAPCVNCSGSRKVFDEEEGMLKRCTECNENGLIRCPDCSC